A stretch of DNA from Telopea speciosissima isolate NSW1024214 ecotype Mountain lineage chromosome 5, Tspe_v1, whole genome shotgun sequence:
CGATCATCAACAACCCTTGAGGGACGGGGCTTTCAACCACACTCTTGGGGTCAACACCCATGATCATAGGACCGCCATCTTCCTCCTCAAACTCCTCATCAACAACATCCCGACCTCACAACTTGACTGGTACATCCATGGTAGAAAATAAACCATGTTGGTATGGGCCTTAAACAGGACTGGGGTCTTCACCGGGATCATATCGATCATCATAGTCTGGATGTACCGTTGAAGCTCAGAATTGTTGGTATACTCCTACTCTAAATAGTTGGATGTTCCTTTCTCGGGAAAAGAGGACTCTGACTTGGTCAACCCCTTTTCCTCCTCTACTGTGGCAAGAAAACCCGAGACCAGCTGCTGATCTACCTCGAAACTCGCTTAAGATCCTTTGCCTATGGCTGCAGGCTTCGTCCCAGTCAacatcttctccttcccctttaaAGGGGGCTTGACCATCTATTGGTTGCCTCCTTTGCCGGCCTTGGGGTGGCCCATCAAAAGTGAGGTCTCCCCACGGACATCCCTTTCCCTCGGGAGCCTGCGTACCTGGCGCCTCCGCTCCTCCCTGGTTGGGAGAACGTCTACTCGGTCAGGCGGCCCCTTAAGCTGGCGACACGTCGTGGCTTGCTGCCTCTGCCATTTGCGTTTCTGGGTTCTAGTCATCCTTCTCCCTTGGTCGAAAGGGAACTTTGGATGTCTTGCCACATTCTAATGATAGTCCCTCTCGACCCTCGATCGGGGAATCACCATCCTGGGTGGATAGGGTGTGGAGAACCCTCTTGGTGAACCCTCTCGCACTCCCTGCTCTAGTATGGTAACGACAGATTGTAGGCGCGTTGGCGCCAACACTGATGGTCTTGCCACTCGATCCTTGGCAGATGGCCGCAGTCATGGTCTTCTTTTCGGTCTGCCAATTAACTGACGGTCTAGACCCTCTCCAATGAACCGTCTTTCTGACCTCGTCTCTAGCTGTCGTAGGGGCTCTCTTGACCATCCGTGGTCAGACCCCATGGCAGGATGCGTTGGCTTGACTTGTCTAGCAGGCTCTGCAGCGCGTGCAAGCTTCTCCTCTCGGCTACCTGGTTGATAATCCACTGAAGGAGCGCTCGACTCTGCCTGAGGCTTATTCTTATATAACTTCTTGTAGTGCACATAAATCCCCCATTGGAAGCGCTGGTCTGGTAACAGTTCAATGACCTCTGGGTcaacccctttcttcttctcctcagaCAAATGCTGGAGATGCTTCAACGTGACTAACGGCTCTTTCCTCTTGAGTAGGCATAGCTTTGACAGGTCAGCATCCACCATGTTAACCGGTAGTAAAGGGTTCTCATTGACCAATATGATGCCTTTTCCCTTGTCTGGGAACTTTAGGTGTCCATCATTAATAGCTTTCTGCAATGCCATGTGCAATATAATACAACCATCAGTATTATGAGTAAAGGAGTTGTGCCACTTACAATACCTTTTCCCCTTAATCTCTTCGGCCGAAGGTATTTGATGTCCCTCTGACAGCTTGATCTGCTTGTCCTTAAGAAGGTGGTCAAAAATCGACTCGGCCTTGGATATATCGTAAGAATATTGAGTTCTACTATCCAAATTCCTAGCCGGAGTCAGCTTTGGCGTTGGGCTTGCCTCTGTGCGCTCGGCCATGGGGGACAGAGCCTTGCACACGTAGGGCTTCCCTGAGACTATCTCGGTGATGCTAACCTCGCATTCCTCATCAACCTCGAAGTCTGAAAAGTTAATCGAACTAGGGGTAGTGGCCCCCATGATTGCCTAAGCCGGTTGTTTATAGTAAGTCCCTGAGGTCGAGGCCTTTCGATCTTCCTCCTCCTTGAGGAGCAACTCGTAACTGGTTGCTTGGGCTACGAGCTGACCGAGGTCTGGGAACTCCTGACCGAAAATGCTTTCGTAATTTGAAGGAAAGCCCGCCCAAGGCCATCTTAGCATATTCTGGCTCTTACAAAATAGTCGTGCACTTGTATCGTGCCAACTTGAATCTATTAACAAACTTTATGGCTGACTCATCGGGCAATTGGTACATGCGTGCTAAGTCCAGTATGGAGACAAGGGGGTCAATCCAATAAAACTGGGTATGAAACTGATCCTCCATCTCACGCCAAGTTTGGATCGAGTCAGCCAGTAAGTTAATGTACCAAGTAAACGTTGAACCGGTCAGGGAATTTGGGAACAACCTAAGCTTCATGATTTCGTTAGCCCCTAAACTTCCACACTGGGTAATAAACCTCACTATGTGCTCGACAGTAGACGTATTGTCTTCTCCCGAGAACTTGGCAAACTGTGGAATTTTCTGAGTATACCCAAAGTCCAACTGGTCATAATGCTCTGGGTAAGGCTTTCTATACACCGGCCGGGTAATAGACCAAAATAAAGGATTAATCTGCTCTTGGATCAATCGAGTCAAATCCTCCTGCTTAACAAGTACTTGATTAGCCTGCTCTGCAACCATTGGCTGCCTCGGTCGGACCTCTGCCTGCCCCTCGTTGGTTGGTGGAGGAAAATGACCAGCATACGGCCATTCTGGCTCTAGCAGATTCATCCTAGGTACCATTGGCCTTTGATAAAAAATTGTACTCGCAAGCCCAACGCGCTCTCCTCCTCCTGCTTGGAGTCCTGCTGTTGGACCAACCGTGGTGACTGGCACGACCGGGTTCTCGATCTGCAATGCCGGAGCAATAGCTCCATTCTGGGGGAGTGAGGTCCTAAACGCTATGCCACTTGGTCGTGCCGACTGGCTGGACAAACTACTTGCCTGACTGAAAACACCGAGATAAGCTCCCTGAGCCGCTGGCATGCCGCTCCTTTTCCTACCACACTGCCAACTTGCACAGCTAGGGTCTAACCGATATAGAGTTGGGCAATCTGAGGTGGCCGCTGTTGGGCCAGAAACATCATAACCAACTCTTCAAAACGGGTCTGGGTGCCATTATAAGCCTGGGCCATGGAAGCCACGATGCCTTTCATGTCCTCTATCCCCAATTGCAGGCACCCTTGTGTTTTAGCGGCCATGCGGGCCTGCCCTTGCAACAATGCAGCCACGAAAGGAGGTACATCAGCGTCTAATTGTTGTTCACCTTGCTTGACTAGCTAATCAACATTTTCGACGTCAGACTCATCCGTACTGATATCCTTGTTACGTTGACTTGCTCTGGTCTCAACCACCATCACTATCGAGCGTCCGACCGGGTGTGCCAAAAATGTTATGCTAAAAATCCTTCAACCAGCATAGTGTGGCTGGAATGGAACAAGACACTATGATCAGTCGTGGCGGTCTAGGGTTCTACTTGTGCCCCGGTATTCCAAGGACTTCTCAAAGATAACAAACAGACAAATGACCTAGATAATGGATTAGAATTGCACTTAGATTACTTGTCGTGAACGATCTACAGTGCAAATCAAAAGGGTGCATAAAGCAAAAaaaaccttaagttcacaccatcgtgaaagtaaaagaaaacaatgcaaggaaagtaaagataagtaaaaATTGGAGGTTTGTTGTGTGTTTGATTGATGCCTCTTCCTTGCTCCCCCTGCTTATTCATATAGTAAGTATAACCGCAAGAGACAGTTTCCTTGATTATCGGCCATAACTGTGCCATGTTTAGGGGACCACTCCTTCTCAGTTCAAACTGCAAAGAAATTGCCCGCCGCCTTGGCCGATGAAACCACTTCTGACTGAAAGTGCCAAGATGCTATCGGTCAACTTGCTTGGCCAAGCTGCCCTGTGGCCGAGAGCCCCTTCCTGACCGTGACAGAGTAGAGCGAAATCTGGGTGTAAACAGTTGGTAAAAAACTGACATGGTCCAATCAAAAGCTGGCCAGAATAGAAACCGACTGATTAAAGGCCGGTTAAGTGGCCTCTCTCAATTGTCTATCTACTTTCTGATGTTTTCTTTCTCCAACCAATGTTGTTCTAAGTTTTCACATTCCATACTCTCTTGCTTTGCTGTTTACATGGCTTTAGTCCTACATCAACTAGCGACTAAAGGTGAGGAGAGACAAAATTCTATGAATAAGGTTTCTCGGTTGTGTTGGTTAATCGGTGGTTTAATCATCCAAAACTGAACTGGTTGGTATAAACTTGATTATCGATTGATTGGAATGAGCCTGATTGCACTGCTATATTGACCGATTATAGGTAGATCAAAATCCAGCCTATGAGGATCGATTAGTTAAACGACGTGGTCAAAATTCTAGGTTCTTAAAGTGGTGTGACCAATttctaccaacaaaaaaaaaaagggaaattttcatgtACCACCCCCTCAGGTATCATGAAAGTATAATCACActccccagttttggaaaattctgcatacccccctgaggttcacaaaagttaacacatgcccccattccgttagtttatgactaacaatgttaaaaacaTGGGGTGAACTAACAAAATttcccttgcaaaaaaaaaaagaacctgcaactcatcttccccaaatcgattggggaagatgagttgcaggtatccttgagTCTTGGATGTGCTAGGGTTTTGGTTCCTGTATAAACATCACCAGTGTAGACCCTATACACTCCATACCCATGCCTAAGGCTCTGCTTGCATTGGTCTCGATATTGACTCCCTCTCGCCCAAGTCTCCACACCATATCCATCATAATTCTCATTGAACCAGTCACCCTCATACCTCCTACTCATGTAATAGTAATAAACACCACTACCAGAGCACTTACCCTTATAAAATTCACCCTCATAGACATCTCCATTACTGTATGGTTGTGCGGTGATGGACCTTTCTCTCAGATTTCTGCTTCGACCCAATTGACCAAAGAACCGGTGGAGGAGGGCGAGAGGCAGTGGAAAAGGAGAGCTTTAGAGGGAATGACCGGGTCAGGAGTAGATGGATTGAGGGCAGGCAAGGAAGGGCAGGGGTtgatggagagaagaagagcGGCAGAGAAAGCGAGAGTAGAAAGGAAGTTGAGGAGGAATGAACGGCGAGGGTTGAAAAGGAAGAACTAGAAAGAGGGCAAGGAAAAGAGGATGAGGAGGCGGAGATGGACATAGATTCGGTggatgtgtgacagaggtcgtGGGGGAGGCGGGAGGCAGCAACCCTAGTGGGCAATGATATCTCCAGTGGAGAGGGACAGGGTGAAGTCAGCGAAGATGAAGAATTCAAAGGAGAATAAGGTGATTGGTGGAGATGGTTGTTGTTATGGTGATGAAGTGAAGATAAGGTGGGTGAGCGGGAGAGGATGGAAAAAGGGGTGTGGTTCATAATGGGTCTCTTATGGGTAGTAGAGAGAAGGGTCTTGGTTGATGGGTTTGTGATTGCATTGTGGtgggtttgattttgatggggGTACAGATAATGTTGTGGTGTTGATTGCAACAGTTGGTGATTGAGATTGTGAGGGTGGGGTTGCTGATGTTGGTGAAGATTATAATGGggatgaagatgaggaagagaaagataaaGGGTTTGAGATTtggatttgaagaaggcttGAGGGTTGAGGGAAGGAGGAGGATTGGGTGGTGTGGAATTGATGGTGGAGGTGCTTCTGGTGGATTGGGAGGAGAGGCGGTGTTGGATTGAAATCGGAAGAGATAATGGCACACTGAGACGAACTCAGTAACTCAAAGATCTGAAACAATATTAAAAAGCGCCATTTCCGGAACCAATACCCTAGCACATCCAAGActcaaggatacctgcaactcatcttccacaaTCGATTTGGGGGAGATGGGGAAGATGAggtgcagattttttttttcttgcaagggcaattttgtcagttcaccccatgtttttaacattgttagtcataaactaatGGAATGagggcatgtgttaacttttgtaaacctcaggggtacGTAGAATATTCTAAAATGGGGGTGTGATTATACTTTCGTGATTCCACAGGGGTGTAAGTGAAAATTTGACCGAAACTAACTTGAACCGACCGATTGGCACCCCAGCTTTGCATCATGAACCCTGAAAATGACTATGAAGATGAGAAATTACTTGAAAATATGACTATCAACTCGCTGTTTCTTAAATCAACATTCCCTTTCTcgttctctttttctctctctaatggAGTCTCTCTTGGCCAACTATGCTTCTTCAGACGACGAAGAAGAACAGCAGCAAATCTCCTCCAAGTCCACCTCAAATTTTTGCGAACCAACCTCCATCTCTAGAGAACCCCCtaaactttcttcttctcttccccaacccaaatccttttcttctctcttctcctcccttcctcctCCCAAGTCTCACCACCCAAATCCACAAACCCCTACAAACCCTTCATCTTTAGAACCCAATCCTGAACCCACCAAACCTAAttccatcttctcttcccttccccctcccaaGTCTAGCCTCCCAGACCCATTAGCACTCACGAATCCCTCAGCTTCAGATTCCAATCCCAAAAGGGTTGTTCAATTCAGGCCTCCCATAAACCAATCTCTGCTGTCCCGAGATGTcgacgatgatgaagatgaGGATGATAAGCAAAAGGAGAGAAAACCCACCAACGAATTCAAGTCTTCAGAACCAATCTCCTCTTTGAAATCTTTCTTTTCCAGTCTACCAGCTCCCAAGAACTCGCTGGGTTCAGGTACTCCGTCACTGGGCTCTGGTCGGAGATCTATCGTCAAAGCCGAGGTACCCACATCGAATTCCGACGGTTTCAAGCAGGAGAATGAAACCGGCACAAGTAGATACCTGGGGAGTCATGAGGGAAATTGGGTTGATGGGTCATCTGTGGCAATGGTGGAAGCAATGGATGGTTCTTCAGAATCTTCATTTACAGGAGCTGAAACTGCGATTTGGCTTCCGGGAAATAATCCTTATGAGAACTCTGACTATGAGATTTGTGGGAACTATGCGGGCTATGGGACCTACGGTACCTATGAGGATGGGACCTATGGTACCTATGAGGGTAACCGGGTCGATGAATCCGCGAAGGTGAAGATGACGTGGCCAACACCAGAGATGTCAGGGGCAGCTGAAAATGTGGTGAGCATGCCTGGGAAGAGGGGACGGAATGACGTACCTGCAGAAATAGTTGAGGTGAAGCAGGATGAGTTGATAAAAAATAGACCAAGGGAGGACCAGGTGAAATTGACTGGGATAGCTTTTGGGCCTTCTTACCAGGTACCAGACATGGCCTTTATGTATTCTTCTTTTCCTGAGC
This window harbors:
- the LOC122661954 gene encoding proline-rich protein PRCC isoform X1 gives rise to the protein MESLLANYASSDDEEEQQQISSKSTSNFCEPTSISREPPKLSSSLPQPKSFSSLFSSLPPPKSHHPNPQTPTNPSSLEPNPEPTKPNSIFSSLPPPKSSLPDPLALTNPSASDSNPKRVVQFRPPINQSLLSRDVDDDEDEDDKQKERKPTNEFKSSEPISSLKSFFSSLPAPKNSLGSGTPSLGSGRRSIVKAEVPTSNSDGFKQENETGTSRYLGSHEGNWVDGSSVAMVEAMDGSSESSFTGAETAIWLPGNNPYENSDYEICGNYAGYGTYGTYEDGTYGTYEGNRVDESAKVKMTWPTPEMSGAAENVVSMPGKRGRNDVPAEIVEVKQDELIKNRPREDQVKLTGIAFGPSYQPISSKVKPSKLHKRKHQIGSLYFDMKQKEMELAERRARGFLTKAETQAKYGW
- the LOC122661954 gene encoding uncharacterized protein LOC122661954 isoform X2 is translated as MESLLANYASSDDEEEQQQISSKSTSNFCEPTSISREPPKLSSSLFSSLPPPKSSLPDPLALTNPSASDSNPKRVVQFRPPINQSLLSRDVDDDEDEDDKQKERKPTNEFKSSEPISSLKSFFSSLPAPKNSLGSGTPSLGSGRRSIVKAEVPTSNSDGFKQENETGTSRYLGSHEGNWVDGSSVAMVEAMDGSSESSFTGAETAIWLPGNNPYENSDYEICGNYAGYGTYGTYEDGTYGTYEGNRVDESAKVKMTWPTPEMSGAAENVVSMPGKRGRNDVPAEIVEVKQDELIKNRPREDQVKLTGIAFGPSYQPISSKVKPSKLHKRKHQIGSLYFDMKQKEMELAERRARGFLTKAETQAKYGW